From the Ruania alkalisoli genome, one window contains:
- a CDS encoding IclR family transcriptional regulator, whose product MPGSIQSIERAAAIVRLLAAGPRPLRLSEIATALQLPRGTAHGILKTLTEVDFVAQDRSTGLYELSDGLRHLGSGYLDANELRVRSMNWADPLATRTGTAVRVATLDQGGVLVVHYVLGPDAASDQGPDVGTYLPPHATALGQVLLAYSASAEQYTGTRPTAFTSSTIVDARALATVLTHTRTRGYAVERSQYAPERASIAAPIFGYGGLVVAAVGIHGEADRLTTSTGEAHQRLATHVCRCARSITRALQISRSET is encoded by the coding sequence GTGCCAGGGTCGATACAGTCGATAGAGCGGGCTGCGGCCATCGTTCGGTTGCTGGCCGCCGGTCCTCGCCCGTTACGGCTCAGCGAGATCGCTACGGCCCTGCAACTCCCGCGCGGCACTGCCCATGGGATCCTGAAGACCCTCACCGAGGTCGACTTCGTCGCACAGGATCGGTCAACGGGCCTGTACGAACTGAGTGATGGTCTGCGCCACCTTGGCTCGGGCTATCTCGACGCGAACGAGCTTCGCGTCCGGAGCATGAACTGGGCCGATCCACTCGCAACACGCACAGGCACAGCCGTTCGAGTCGCAACGTTGGATCAGGGCGGTGTTCTCGTGGTGCACTACGTGCTGGGGCCCGACGCCGCGAGCGACCAGGGACCGGATGTCGGAACATATCTTCCTCCACACGCCACCGCACTCGGGCAGGTCCTCCTCGCCTATAGCGCGAGCGCAGAGCAGTACACCGGCACCCGACCCACGGCATTCACGAGCTCCACGATCGTCGATGCGCGAGCACTGGCCACTGTGCTCACACACACACGCACGCGCGGCTATGCCGTGGAACGTAGCCAGTACGCACCGGAGCGGGCCAGCATTGCCGCTCCGATCTTCGGCTACGGCGGCCTCGTCGTAGCCGCAGTCGGGATTCACGGCGAGGCGGATCGACTCACCACATCCACCGGCGAGGCGCACCAGCGCCTGGCGACTCACGTCTGCCGGTGCGCACGTTCGATCACCCGAGCCCTGCAGATTTCTCGCTCGGAAACCTAG
- a CDS encoding HAD family hydrolase: protein MTFRAAIFDVDGVLVDSPHERAWRDSFAELMDTEWADVREESTYTPERFTADVYHQVMSGKPRMSGALAVLDYFQVPDAENRVQAYADRKQALVRELIGRGEFRAYPDALRFILAVKYSGIPVAAASSSKNAQLFLERIYLDVFVNEHGLPYSAVKPGLTLLDLFDVNLSGQDFKHGKPHPMMFLAVAEELGVKPEWCVVMEDAVSGIQAAKAGGMTALGVSRADDEDALARAGADRVVTSLDDVSVSALHQGSVELATIR from the coding sequence ATGACCTTTCGCGCTGCCATCTTCGATGTCGATGGTGTCCTTGTCGACTCCCCGCACGAGCGGGCATGGCGAGACTCTTTCGCCGAGCTGATGGACACCGAGTGGGCAGATGTCCGCGAGGAGAGCACGTACACGCCGGAGAGGTTCACGGCTGACGTCTACCACCAGGTGATGTCGGGCAAGCCACGGATGAGCGGTGCGCTGGCGGTCCTTGACTACTTTCAGGTACCCGACGCCGAGAATCGCGTCCAGGCGTACGCCGACCGCAAGCAGGCGCTGGTCCGCGAACTGATCGGGCGAGGTGAGTTCCGCGCCTACCCCGATGCGCTCCGGTTCATTCTCGCAGTGAAGTACAGCGGCATTCCGGTCGCCGCAGCCTCCTCCTCCAAGAATGCCCAGCTGTTCCTCGAACGAATCTACCTCGACGTGTTCGTGAACGAGCACGGGCTCCCGTACTCCGCCGTCAAGCCGGGTCTCACGCTGCTCGATCTCTTCGATGTCAACCTGTCCGGTCAGGACTTCAAGCACGGTAAACCGCACCCGATGATGTTCCTCGCCGTTGCTGAGGAACTCGGCGTCAAGCCGGAATGGTGTGTAGTGATGGAGGATGCCGTATCGGGGATTCAGGCGGCGAAAGCTGGCGGGATGACCGCGCTTGGAGTGTCGCGGGCCGACGATGAGGATGCACTCGCCCGTGCCGGTGCTGATCGCGTGGTGACCAGCCTCGACGACGTCTCCGTCTCCGCGCTGCATCAGGGCAGTGTCGAGCTCGCGACGATCCGGTGA
- the glpX gene encoding class II fructose-bisphosphatase: protein MNPTNTSDRAGDGRALPLDPDRNLALELVRATEAAAIASAREVGRGDKIKVDQAAVDAMRPVLGSVSMRGVVVIGEGEKDEAPMLYNGEKVGNGSDPEVDIAVDPIDGTTAAAKALPDAVAMVGLAERGTMFDPGPCVYMRKLVVPGAAADVIDPEAPVGDILRSVARSIGKQVSDVRVAVLDRPRHESLVASILAAGASVRFLLDGDVAGAIAVGREGSGIDALLGIGGTPEGVLAACALRCDGSAIFGKLYPRNEDERSAAIDFGHDVDRVLTTTDLVSGDNVFFAGTGVTDSPLLRGVQFEADRVRTQSISMRSRSGAVRIVDAWHDRERSNLITASGRGH from the coding sequence ATGAACCCCACGAACACATCCGATCGCGCTGGAGATGGCCGCGCACTGCCGTTGGACCCGGACCGAAACCTTGCCCTGGAACTGGTCCGGGCGACAGAGGCCGCCGCGATCGCGTCTGCCCGCGAAGTCGGCCGTGGCGACAAGATCAAGGTCGACCAGGCCGCCGTCGATGCCATGCGTCCGGTGCTCGGCTCGGTATCGATGCGCGGCGTGGTCGTGATCGGTGAGGGGGAGAAGGACGAGGCTCCGATGCTCTACAACGGCGAGAAGGTCGGTAACGGCTCCGACCCCGAGGTAGACATCGCGGTCGATCCCATCGACGGAACCACCGCCGCCGCCAAGGCCCTCCCGGACGCCGTGGCGATGGTCGGGCTTGCCGAGCGGGGCACGATGTTCGATCCGGGCCCGTGCGTGTACATGCGCAAGCTCGTCGTTCCCGGGGCTGCTGCCGACGTCATCGATCCGGAGGCGCCGGTGGGCGACATTCTCCGATCGGTAGCACGTTCGATCGGCAAGCAGGTGTCCGACGTCCGGGTCGCCGTACTCGACAGGCCACGCCACGAGAGCCTCGTCGCCAGCATCCTGGCTGCCGGAGCATCGGTGCGATTCCTCCTGGACGGAGACGTCGCCGGCGCGATCGCGGTCGGCCGGGAGGGCAGCGGGATCGATGCGCTGCTTGGCATAGGCGGTACCCCGGAGGGTGTCCTCGCCGCGTGCGCGCTGCGGTGCGACGGCAGCGCGATCTTCGGCAAGCTCTACCCTCGCAACGAGGACGAGCGCAGCGCGGCGATCGACTTCGGCCACGACGTCGATCGCGTACTCACCACCACGGATCTGGTGTCGGGTGACAACGTGTTCTTCGCTGGGACGGGGGTCACGGACAGCCCCCTGCTACGCGGGGTGCAGTTCGAGGCCGACCGGGTGCGTACCCAGTCGATCTCGATGCGTTCGCGCTCGGGAGCCGTACGGATCGTCGACGCCTGGCACGACCGCGAGCGCTCTAACCTGATCACCGCGAGCGGACGAGGGCACTGA
- the glpK gene encoding glycerol kinase GlpK has product MADFVGAIDQGTTSTRFMLFDHGGNEVGRHQLEHEQILPRAGWVEHSPVEIWERTRSAIQATMNGLGLVSSDVAAMGITNQRETTVVWNRKTGRPYYNAIVWQDTRTDQIASALERDGRGDVIRRKAGLPPATYFSAGKIQWILENVPGAREDAEKGDALFGTTDSWLMWNLTGGVDGGGKHLTDVTNASRTMLMNLETLDWDDELLGFFGIPRAMLPEIRPSSDPARYGETTMPTEFRGIPLTGSLGDQQAAMVGQVCFAPGETKNTYGTGNFLLLNTGTEIVRSTNGLLTTVCYQFGDEAPVYALEGSIAVTGSAVQWLRDQFRMISDASEIEGLARRSEDNGGVYFVPAFSGLFAPHWRSDARGAIVGLSRYSNHSHMARATLESICYQSRDVADAMVADSGAGLEALKVDGGVTANELCMQMQADILGVPVIRPRVPETTALGAAYAAGLAVGFWSSTDELRENWHESKRWTPQWSDERRAAGHADWRKAIQRTLDWVDVE; this is encoded by the coding sequence ATGGCGGACTTCGTCGGAGCGATTGATCAAGGAACGACCAGCACCCGCTTCATGCTTTTCGACCATGGTGGAAACGAGGTCGGTCGCCACCAGCTGGAGCATGAGCAGATCTTGCCCAGGGCCGGATGGGTCGAGCACAGCCCTGTCGAGATCTGGGAGCGGACCCGCTCCGCTATCCAGGCGACGATGAACGGGCTCGGGCTCGTCTCCTCGGACGTCGCGGCGATGGGCATCACCAACCAACGCGAGACGACGGTCGTCTGGAACCGCAAGACCGGCAGGCCCTACTACAACGCGATCGTCTGGCAGGACACTCGCACCGACCAGATCGCGAGCGCGCTCGAACGCGATGGGCGGGGTGACGTGATCCGGCGCAAGGCCGGGTTGCCTCCGGCTACCTACTTCTCTGCCGGCAAGATCCAGTGGATCCTCGAGAACGTCCCCGGTGCGCGGGAGGACGCCGAGAAGGGCGATGCACTGTTCGGAACCACCGACAGCTGGCTCATGTGGAACCTGACGGGCGGGGTTGACGGCGGCGGAAAGCACCTCACCGATGTCACCAACGCCAGCCGCACGATGCTCATGAATCTCGAGACCCTCGACTGGGATGACGAGTTGCTCGGGTTCTTCGGAATCCCGCGTGCGATGCTGCCGGAGATCCGTCCGTCCTCGGACCCGGCCCGATACGGCGAGACGACGATGCCGACCGAGTTCCGAGGGATCCCGCTGACAGGTAGCCTCGGCGATCAGCAGGCGGCCATGGTCGGGCAGGTGTGCTTCGCACCAGGTGAAACGAAGAACACCTACGGCACTGGGAACTTCCTCCTCCTGAACACCGGTACGGAGATCGTCAGGAGCACCAACGGGCTGCTGACCACGGTCTGCTACCAGTTCGGAGACGAAGCGCCCGTGTATGCGCTCGAGGGGTCGATCGCGGTCACCGGCTCCGCCGTGCAATGGCTTCGCGACCAGTTCCGCATGATCTCCGATGCCAGTGAGATCGAAGGTCTCGCACGGCGCTCGGAGGACAACGGTGGCGTCTACTTCGTGCCCGCCTTCTCCGGACTGTTCGCACCTCACTGGCGCAGTGACGCCAGGGGCGCGATCGTCGGGCTCTCGCGGTACAGCAATCACTCGCACATGGCCCGCGCCACCCTCGAGTCGATCTGCTACCAGAGCCGCGACGTCGCAGACGCGATGGTGGCCGACTCCGGCGCGGGCCTTGAGGCGCTCAAGGTAGACGGCGGGGTGACCGCCAACGAGTTGTGCATGCAGATGCAGGCGGACATCCTCGGCGTGCCCGTGATTCGTCCACGTGTTCCGGAGACGACGGCACTCGGTGCCGCCTACGCCGCTGGCCTTGCCGTCGGATTCTGGTCAAGCACGGATGAGCTGCGTGAGAACTGGCACGAGTCCAAGCGGTGGACGCCGCAGTGGTCCGACGAGCGACGTGCCGCCGGGCACGCGGACTGGCGGAAGGCGATTCAGAGAACGCTCGACTGGGTAGACGTCGAGTAG
- a CDS encoding glycerol-3-phosphate dehydrogenase/oxidase: MAAVALSPDSRAKALNALRTVELDVLVIGAGVVGAGSALDAATRGLKVGLVEARDFAAGTSSRSSKLFHGGLRYLEQFNFALVFEALRERKLALETLCPHLARPVPFIYPMLKAIDRPYAGLGIGVYDVLGAGRGVPSHLKHLGRAKTVESFPSGDPKTVRGGIKFYEGQVDDARHTMMLARTAATHGAHVANSTRVTGLLRAGETVVGVSVTDLESGESFPIWARQVINATGVWTDEIHKMVGTQGKFRVRASKGVHLVVPRDRIKSETGVITRTEKSLLFMIPWAQHWIIGTTDTDWEYDLAHPSASAADIDYLLEHVNVLLTEPLTRDDIVGVYSGLRPLLAANSDSTSKLSREHAVASPVPGLTVVAGGKYTTYRVMAKDAVDAAVKPMNAAGGRVPASRTQHKPLLGAEGYHDAFRGRRDTAAQLKMSVETVEHLLGRYGTLMNELLSLIADSPELSEPLASAPGYLKVEAVYAVTHEGALHLEDILTRRTRIGIEVPDRGEGAAAEIAPLVAPILGWSTTETLEEIEAYRLRVKAERESQMQPDDPSADATRLSAPDIRTDEHRST, from the coding sequence ATGGCGGCAGTTGCGCTGAGTCCGGATTCCCGCGCGAAGGCGTTGAACGCTCTGCGCACCGTTGAACTCGACGTCCTTGTGATCGGAGCCGGCGTGGTCGGTGCCGGCAGTGCCTTGGATGCAGCGACGCGCGGACTCAAGGTCGGGCTGGTCGAGGCGCGGGACTTCGCGGCAGGAACGTCGAGCCGCTCGAGCAAGTTGTTCCATGGCGGCCTGCGCTACCTGGAGCAGTTCAACTTCGCCCTGGTCTTCGAGGCGCTGCGAGAACGCAAGCTGGCGCTGGAAACCCTGTGCCCCCATTTGGCGCGGCCGGTCCCGTTCATCTATCCGATGCTGAAAGCGATCGACAGGCCGTATGCCGGCCTCGGGATCGGCGTTTACGACGTGCTGGGGGCTGGGCGCGGCGTGCCAAGCCACCTCAAGCACCTGGGCAGGGCCAAGACTGTCGAGTCGTTCCCCTCGGGCGACCCCAAGACGGTGCGAGGAGGTATCAAGTTCTATGAGGGGCAGGTGGACGATGCCCGCCACACGATGATGCTGGCACGTACTGCTGCCACGCACGGGGCCCACGTCGCCAACAGCACGCGGGTGACCGGGCTGCTGCGAGCGGGCGAAACGGTCGTCGGTGTCTCCGTCACCGACCTGGAGTCAGGTGAGTCGTTCCCAATCTGGGCGCGCCAGGTGATCAATGCCACCGGCGTCTGGACCGATGAGATCCACAAGATGGTCGGTACCCAGGGGAAGTTCCGAGTACGGGCGTCCAAGGGCGTGCACCTGGTAGTGCCCAGAGATCGGATCAAGAGCGAGACCGGGGTGATCACCCGCACGGAGAAGAGCCTGCTGTTCATGATCCCGTGGGCTCAGCACTGGATCATCGGGACCACGGACACCGACTGGGAGTACGACCTCGCGCACCCGTCAGCGAGCGCCGCCGATATCGACTATCTGCTCGAGCATGTGAATGTGCTCCTGACCGAACCGCTCACCCGCGACGACATCGTCGGGGTCTATTCGGGCCTGCGGCCGCTCCTCGCCGCGAACTCCGATTCCACCAGCAAGCTCTCACGTGAACATGCGGTTGCGTCCCCGGTCCCGGGTCTGACAGTCGTCGCGGGGGGGAAGTACACCACATATCGGGTCATGGCCAAGGATGCCGTGGACGCCGCGGTCAAGCCGATGAACGCCGCGGGAGGTCGCGTGCCTGCCTCGCGAACGCAGCACAAGCCGCTTCTCGGAGCCGAGGGGTACCACGATGCCTTCCGGGGCCGTCGAGACACTGCGGCTCAACTGAAGATGAGCGTCGAGACTGTTGAGCACCTGCTGGGTAGGTACGGGACGTTGATGAACGAGTTGCTCTCGTTGATCGCCGACAGTCCGGAGCTCAGCGAACCGCTGGCCAGCGCCCCTGGTTATCTCAAGGTGGAGGCGGTCTACGCCGTCACGCACGAGGGCGCCCTGCACCTGGAGGACATCCTCACCCGCCGTACGCGAATCGGGATCGAGGTGCCTGACCGTGGCGAGGGAGCAGCGGCTGAGATCGCACCGCTGGTGGCTCCCATTCTGGGGTGGAGCACAACCGAGACCCTCGAGGAGATCGAGGCCTATCGCCTGCGCGTCAAGGCGGAGCGTGAATCACAGATGCAACCGGATGACCCCTCGGCCGACGCCACCCGACTGAGTGCACCGGATATTCGTACCGACGAGCACAGGAGTACCTGA
- the glpK gene encoding glycerol kinase GlpK — MPSRYVMSIDQGTSSTRSILFDQAGQLVSFAQLEHSQHYPRPGWIEHDASEIWHNVSRTIQQALAEVDATPGDLAAVGIANQRETVVVWDRRTGIPVGPALVWQDLRTEQLIADLSARSDAAVVAARSGLPLTSYFSAPRLRWILDADPGLRARAEAGQVLAGTMETWLIWNLTGGPDGGVHVTEPTNASRTLLFNIHTLTWDEDLLAFFGIPVAMLPEVRPSMQVYGRARGPLAGVPIAAALGDQQSSLVGQTCFDAGQAKCTFGTGSFVLLNTGPELIVSQHGMLSTIAYQVEGQPPVYALEGPMASTGSLVQWLRDGLGLIQTVGEIETLAASVPDNGGCHVAPAFYGMFAPRWWPDARGVIAGLTNYVTKAHLARAVLEATGWQTREVIDAMNTDAHHPITELRTDGGMTSNNLLMQLVADAIDLPVVRPTVRETVALGAAYAAGLTVGYWADLQVLRRNWHRAATWLPAADRPHRDSEFNTWRSAVDLTFEWTAKTGQAQSFTGRGPGPV; from the coding sequence GTGCCCAGCCGCTACGTCATGTCGATCGACCAGGGGACATCCTCAACACGCTCGATCCTGTTCGACCAGGCTGGACAACTCGTGTCGTTCGCCCAGCTCGAGCACTCCCAACACTACCCGCGGCCCGGTTGGATCGAGCACGACGCGAGCGAGATCTGGCACAACGTCTCTCGGACGATCCAGCAGGCACTGGCGGAAGTGGACGCGACGCCAGGCGATCTGGCTGCAGTTGGCATAGCCAATCAGCGGGAGACGGTCGTCGTGTGGGACAGACGCACGGGCATTCCCGTCGGGCCGGCGCTGGTGTGGCAGGACCTCCGCACTGAACAGCTCATCGCCGATCTCTCGGCCCGATCAGATGCCGCAGTCGTGGCAGCACGTTCGGGCCTGCCGCTGACGTCCTACTTCAGCGCACCCCGCTTGCGCTGGATACTCGACGCCGATCCCGGGCTTCGGGCGCGGGCCGAAGCCGGGCAGGTGCTCGCCGGCACGATGGAGACATGGCTGATCTGGAACCTGACGGGCGGTCCCGATGGCGGTGTACACGTCACCGAACCCACCAACGCCAGTCGCACACTCTTGTTCAACATCCACACACTCACCTGGGACGAGGACCTCCTCGCCTTCTTCGGAATCCCCGTGGCCATGCTGCCCGAGGTCCGACCTTCGATGCAGGTCTACGGAAGGGCACGCGGGCCCCTCGCCGGGGTACCGATAGCGGCGGCCCTCGGCGATCAGCAGTCATCCCTCGTCGGCCAGACCTGCTTCGACGCCGGTCAGGCAAAGTGCACTTTCGGTACCGGTAGCTTCGTGCTACTCAACACCGGGCCGGAGTTGATCGTCTCCCAGCACGGAATGCTCTCGACCATCGCCTACCAGGTGGAAGGGCAGCCGCCGGTTTACGCCCTCGAAGGACCGATGGCGAGCACCGGCTCGCTGGTGCAATGGCTCCGGGACGGCCTGGGGCTCATCCAGACCGTTGGCGAGATCGAGACGCTAGCAGCATCGGTCCCGGACAATGGTGGCTGCCACGTCGCACCAGCGTTCTACGGCATGTTTGCCCCTCGCTGGTGGCCGGACGCACGGGGCGTCATCGCCGGGCTCACCAACTACGTCACCAAGGCGCACCTCGCCAGGGCTGTACTCGAGGCAACGGGCTGGCAGACGCGCGAGGTGATCGATGCGATGAACACTGATGCCCACCATCCGATCACCGAACTCCGGACCGACGGCGGCATGACCTCGAACAATCTTCTGATGCAGCTCGTCGCCGACGCGATCGACCTGCCGGTGGTCCGCCCCACGGTACGAGAGACAGTGGCACTCGGGGCAGCGTACGCCGCTGGGCTCACAGTGGGGTACTGGGCCGACCTCCAGGTCCTCCGGCGCAATTGGCACCGTGCGGCCACGTGGCTACCCGCAGCCGACCGCCCTCACCGGGACAGCGAGTTCAACACCTGGCGCAGCGCAGTCGACCTGACGTTCGAGTGGACCGCCAAGACGGGCCAAGCCCAGTCATTCACAGGGAGAGGACCCGGGCCGGTGTGA